One part of the Coffea eugenioides isolate CCC68of chromosome 10, Ceug_1.0, whole genome shotgun sequence genome encodes these proteins:
- the LOC113749883 gene encoding LOW QUALITY PROTEIN: VQ motif-containing protein 9 (The sequence of the model RefSeq protein was modified relative to this genomic sequence to represent the inferred CDS: inserted 1 base in 1 codon): MEKSCHSSSSGAAGGGDSSITTASSAATTTTSSSITTTISSSSNNNNSNNTNNRDVYLKHLNKISHKISKPIRRPPVFDQNNQEISAPPPPPPQVLPPPAAQSQQSQQXQQQQQHQPPVYNINKNDFRDVVQRLTGSPAHERFSTPPPIQPPKPPSSRLQRIRPPPLAQISNRPPPLPQINNPMTCGNPTGGGGSASAAGFLVGQRQPLSPLPPFPAVHAAAESPISAYMRFLQSSVSSAASPKWNNLPPPQMPPPPPALHQQQQNIPPPPQGFPQFPVLPPTSPLAFGCIPSPRSPYALLSPSLLFSPTGLGFPQLPLSPSLPVPSPRWKGI; this comes from the exons ATGGAAAAAAGTTGTCATTCCTCCTCTAGTGGCGCGGCTGGTGGTGGTGACTCTTCGATTACCACCGCCAGTAGTGCTGCTACTACTACAACTTCCAGTAGTATCACCACCACCATTAGTAGCAgcagcaacaacaacaacagcAACAATACAAATAACAGAGATGTTTATCTGAAACATCTCAACAAAATCTCACATAAAATCTCCAAACCCATTCGTCGGCCTCCCGTGTTTGATCAGAATAATCAGGAAATTTCAGCaccgccaccaccaccaccacaagTGCTGCCGCCGCCTGCTGCTCAATCACAACAATCCCAGC cacagcagcagcagcagcatcaGCCGCCCGTGTATAATATTAACAAGAATGACTTCCGTGACGTCGTTCAGCGTCTCACGGGCTCTCCAGCTCACGAGCGGTTTTCGACTCCTCCTCCTATACAGCCACCGAAGCCCCCCAGCTCACGGCTGCAGCGGATCCGCCCTCCTCCCCTCGCCCAGATTAGCAACCGCCCTCCTCCCTTGCCTCAGATTAATAACCCGATGACCTGTGGTAATCCCACCGGAGGAGGAGGGTCAGCGTCAGCGGCGGGGTTCCTCGTCGGTCAACGGCAGCCTTTGTCTCCTCTTCCGCCGTTCCCGGCTGTGCATGCGGCGGCGGAGTCTCCGATCTCCGCTTACATGCGGTTTCTCCAGAGCTCGGTCTCCTCGGCTGCTTCTCCCAAGTGGAACAACCTTCCGCCGCCGCAGATGCCGCCGCCGCCACCGGCGCTGCATCAGCAGCAGCAGAACATTCCTCCGCCGCCGCAGGGTTTTCCTCAGTTCCCGGTGCTTCCACCGACTTCGCCGCTGGCTTTTGGATGTATCCCGTCGCCGAGGTCGCCCTACGCTTTACTGTCCCCGAGCTTGCTATTTTCGCCGACGGGTCTAGGTTTTCCGCAGCTGCCGTTGTCTCCTTCGCTGCCGGTGCCGAGCCCGAGATGGAAGGGTATTtga
- the LOC113749336 gene encoding alcohol dehydrogenase-like 1 isoform X1 → MEAKFRSDTAGKPIRCRAAVCRGAGEPLVMEEIQVAPPKIGEVRVKIICTSLCHGDISFWRSESGPFSFFPGIFGHEAAGIVESVGENVVEVQAGDLVLPVVQRNCGECRDCKFKGNACTKFPAASLNAMPRDGSSRFLDKDGQPLHHFLFASSFSEYTVVDMTHLVKISPEVPVDKACLLSCGVTTGVGATMKAAQIEEGSTVAIFGLGTVGLAVAEGARIRGASKIIGIDKNLEKFEIAKKFGVTDFVNPTSCGKDSVSQVIREMTDGGADYCFECVGSTSLIREAFDGSRQGCGKTVILGADLHGSPLSIHPLEILTGKSIMGATLGGIKPKQDIPHLAQKYLKKELRLDGFITHEVNFEDINKAFDLLLQGKSLRCIIWMDR, encoded by the exons ATGGAAGCCAAATTCCGGTCAGATACCGCAGGAAAGCCCATAAGATGCAGAG CTGCGGTATGCAGAGGAGCTGGAGAGCCCCTAGTGATGGAAGAGATTCAAGTAGCTCCTCCCAAGATTGGGGAGGTTCGAGTCAAGATTATTTGCACGTCCCTTTGTCACGGTGATATTAGCTTCTGGCGATCAGAGTCC GGGCCATTCTCATTTTTCCCAGGAATTTTTGGTCACGAAGCAGCCGG GATTGTTGAGAGTGTGGGGGAAAATGTGGTGGAAGTACAAGCAGGGGATTTAGTACTACCAGTAGTGCAGAGGAACTGTGGAGAATGCAGGGATTGCAAATTTAAGGGCAATGCTTGCACCAAATTCCCAGCTGCATCACTCAATGCGATGCCAAGGGATGGAAGTAGCAGGTTTTTGGACAAGGATGGACAGCCTTTGCATCACTTCCTTTTTGCTTCTAGCTTTTCTGAATATACTGTGGTGGATATGACGCATCTTGTGAAAATCAGCCCTGAGGTTCCAGTAGACAAAGCCTGCTTGCTCAGCTGTGGCGTGACCACGG GAGTTGGTGCTACAATGAAGGCTGCACAGATTGAGGAGGGCTCTACGGTAGCAATTTTTGGACTTGGAACAGTGGGACTTGCG GTTGCAGAGGGAGCACGGATACGTGGAGCTTCAAAAATTATTGGAATTGATAAGAatcttgaaaaatttgaaattg CTAAGAAGTTTGGAGTTACAGATTTTGTTAATCCTACTTCTTGTGGGAAAGATTCAGTGAGCCAG GTAATACGGGAGATGACAGATGGTGGTGCTGATTATTGCTTCGAGTGCGTTGGATCAACTTCCCTCATCAGGGAGGCTTTCGATGGTTCTCGGCAG GGATGTGGAAAGACTGTTATATTGGGTGCGGACCTTCATGGCAGCCCGCTAAGCATCCACCCTCTTGAGATCCTTACGGGGAAAAGTATAATGGGAGCTACTCTTGGAGGAATCAAACCCAAACAAGATATTCCACACCTGGCTCAAAAGTATCTAAAAAAA GAGCTACGTTTGGATGGTTTCATAACACATGAAGTCAACTTTGAGGACATAAATAAGGCATTTGATTTGCTTCTCCAAGGGAAGAGCCTTCGTTGCATTATATGGATGGATAGATAG
- the LOC113749435 gene encoding cytochrome c oxidase subunit 6b-1-like, whose translation MADVGTAKPPSLSEQYLLKGKEDTSEVITKPVEEAEVKTSENITVAEEVVEKAEDTPVVENSEVPPTGADGSSEASDTAAGESTEATPAAEAGSGDDTPASESAESEVAGDQESIEDAPHFTLETAPADFRFPTTNQTRHCFTRYIEYHRCIAAKGEGASECQKFAKYYRSLCPGEWIDRWNEQRENGTFPGPL comes from the exons ATGGCCGACGTTGGAACTGCCAAGCCCCCGTCCTTATCCGAG CAATATCTATTGAAGGGAAAGGAAGATACATCTGAAGTCATAACAAAACCTGTGGAAGAAGCTGAAGTTAAAACTTCAGAAAATATTACTGTTGCAGAAGAAGTTGTCGAGAAAGCTGAGGATACTCCTGTCGTTGAAAATAGTGAAGTCCCTCCTACTGGTGCTGATGGAAGCAGTGAAGCTTCTGATACTGCTGCTGGAGAAAGCACTGAAGCCACTCCTGCTGCTGAGGCTGGCTCTGGAGATGATACACCTGCTAGTGAAAGTGCTGAAAGTGAGGTGGCAGGTGATCAAGAATCCATTGAAGATGCTCCACATTTTACG CTTGAGACTGCACCTGCAGACTTCCGTTTCCCAACTACAAATCAAACCAGGCATTGCTTTACCCGATATATTGAATACCATAG GTGCATAGCAGCAAAGGGCGAAGGTGCCTCTGAGTGTCAGAAGTTTGCCAAATATTATCGTTCACTTTGCCCAGGGGAATGG ATTGATAGATGGAACGAGCAAAGGGAGAATGGCACCTTTCCGGGTCCTTTGTAG
- the LOC113749520 gene encoding serine--tRNA ligase, chloroplastic/mitochondrial isoform X1, translating into MGLHCCLTKTNFQTLKLATIPCSSSFSSSVSLSPLPKVRTITTISFPTPRHFLFARAFSSTATQTTIPPAVSAPAKDSNKAVKPQWKAAIDFKWIRENKEAVATNIRIRNSNANLELVLELYDKLLNVQKEVERLRAERNVVASKMKGKLEPSERQKLIEEGKNLKEGLVTLEEDLLKLTDELQKEAQSIPNMTHPDVPVGGEDASTLRKMVGEPRKFSFPIKDHAQLGKDLDLFDFDAAAEVSGSKFYYLKNEAVLLEMGLVNWAVSEVMKRGFTPLTTPEIVRSSVVEKCGFQPRGTNTQVYSIEGGDQCLIGTTEIPLGGIHMDSILLESSLPLKYVAFSHCFRTEAGAAGTATRGLYRVHQFSKVEMFVLCRPEESDSFHQELIEIEESLYSSLGLHFKTLDMASEDLGAPAYRKFDVEAWMPGLERYGEISSASNCTDYQSRRLGIRFRPESSSSSPRKGKGNSAPTQFVHTLNATACAVPRMIICLLENYQQEDGSVIIPEILRPFMGGLHVISYKYK; encoded by the exons ATGGGACTCCATTGTTGtttaactaaaaccaattttcaAACGTTAAAATTGGCTACAATCCCCTGCTCTTCCTCCTTCTCCTCGTCAGTCTCCCTCTCTCCACTCCCCAAAGTCAGAACCATCACCACCATCTCTTTTCCAACTCCCCGCCATTTCTTGTTCGCCAGAGCTTTCTCTTCTACCGCCACCCAAACCACCATCCCTCCTGCGGTCTCAGCCCCCGCCAAGGATAGCAACAAAG CGGTGAAGCCTCAATGGAAAGCAGCAATTGATTTCAAGTGGATAAGAGAGAATAAAGAGGCCGTGGCAACCAATATAAGGATTAGGAACTCCAATGCTAATCTGGAACTTGTTCTTGAGCTTTATGACAAGTTGTTGAATGTTCAAAAG GAAGTTGAAAGGCTTCGAGCAGAGAGAAATGTGGTTGCAAGCAAGATGAAAGGAAAATTAGAGCCTTCTGAGCGTCAGAAACTCATAGAAGAAG GAAAGAACTTAAAGGAAGGGCTTGTTACTTTGGAAGAAGATTTGTTAAAGCTTACTGATGAACTTCAGAAGGAAGCACAATCTATACCAAATATGACGCATCCAGATGTTCCAGTGGGAGGTGAAGATGCCTCTACTTTGAGGAAAATG GTTGGTGAGCCTCGTAAGTTCAGTTTCCCAATAAAGGACCATGCACAACTTGGAAAAGACCTAGATCTGTTTGATTTTGATGCTGCTGCTGAG GTCAGTGGATCAAAATTCTATTACCTAAAGAATGAAGCTGTTCTGTTAGAAATGGGCCTTGTAAACTGGGCAGTCTCAGAAGTAATGAAAAGAGGCTTTACACCTCTCACAACACCAGAGATTGTCCGGTCCTCTGTTGTGGAAAAATGTGGTTTTCAACCACGTGGAACAAATACTCAG GTTTACTCAATTGAGGGAGGTGATCAATGCCTTATTGGCACCACAGAGATTCCACTAGGAGGAATTCACATGGATTCAATTCTTTTAGAGTCATCTTTACCTCTGAAGTATGTAGCTTTCTCCCATTGCTTTCGCACTGAAGCTGGTGCTGCGGGCACTGCAACTAG GGGTCTCTATCGGGTTCACCAATTCAGCAAGGTGGAGATGTTTGTACTATGCCGACCAGAAGAAAGTGATTCTTTCCATCAGGAACTGATTGAAATTGAAGAAAGCCTTTATTCATCACTAGGACTTCATTTTAA GACATTGGATATGGCATCAGAGGATTTAGGTGCCCCAGCTTACAGGAAATTTGATGTGGAGGCATGGATGCCTGGTTTGGAACGTTATGGCGAG ATTTCAAGTGCATCAAATTGTACAGATTATCAAAGTAGACGACTGGGAATTCGATTTCGACCAGAGTCATCATCGTCTAGTCCCAGAAAGGGCAAAGGCAATTCCGCTCCCACACAATTTGTGCATACGCTAAACGCCACAGCTTGTGCAGTTCCACGGATGATTATATGCTTGCTTGAAAATTATCAGCAAGAAGATGGCTCTGTTATTATACCTGAGATATTAAGGCCTTTCATGGGTGGGCTTCACGTAATCTCCTACAAATATAAATAG
- the LOC113749520 gene encoding serine--tRNA ligase, chloroplastic/mitochondrial isoform X2 → MKGKLEPSERQKLIEEGKNLKEGLVTLEEDLLKLTDELQKEAQSIPNMTHPDVPVGGEDASTLRKMVGEPRKFSFPIKDHAQLGKDLDLFDFDAAAEVSGSKFYYLKNEAVLLEMGLVNWAVSEVMKRGFTPLTTPEIVRSSVVEKCGFQPRGTNTQVYSIEGGDQCLIGTTEIPLGGIHMDSILLESSLPLKYVAFSHCFRTEAGAAGTATRGLYRVHQFSKVEMFVLCRPEESDSFHQELIEIEESLYSSLGLHFKTLDMASEDLGAPAYRKFDVEAWMPGLERYGEISSASNCTDYQSRRLGIRFRPESSSSSPRKGKGNSAPTQFVHTLNATACAVPRMIICLLENYQQEDGSVIIPEILRPFMGGLHVISYKYK, encoded by the exons ATGAAAGGAAAATTAGAGCCTTCTGAGCGTCAGAAACTCATAGAAGAAG GAAAGAACTTAAAGGAAGGGCTTGTTACTTTGGAAGAAGATTTGTTAAAGCTTACTGATGAACTTCAGAAGGAAGCACAATCTATACCAAATATGACGCATCCAGATGTTCCAGTGGGAGGTGAAGATGCCTCTACTTTGAGGAAAATG GTTGGTGAGCCTCGTAAGTTCAGTTTCCCAATAAAGGACCATGCACAACTTGGAAAAGACCTAGATCTGTTTGATTTTGATGCTGCTGCTGAG GTCAGTGGATCAAAATTCTATTACCTAAAGAATGAAGCTGTTCTGTTAGAAATGGGCCTTGTAAACTGGGCAGTCTCAGAAGTAATGAAAAGAGGCTTTACACCTCTCACAACACCAGAGATTGTCCGGTCCTCTGTTGTGGAAAAATGTGGTTTTCAACCACGTGGAACAAATACTCAG GTTTACTCAATTGAGGGAGGTGATCAATGCCTTATTGGCACCACAGAGATTCCACTAGGAGGAATTCACATGGATTCAATTCTTTTAGAGTCATCTTTACCTCTGAAGTATGTAGCTTTCTCCCATTGCTTTCGCACTGAAGCTGGTGCTGCGGGCACTGCAACTAG GGGTCTCTATCGGGTTCACCAATTCAGCAAGGTGGAGATGTTTGTACTATGCCGACCAGAAGAAAGTGATTCTTTCCATCAGGAACTGATTGAAATTGAAGAAAGCCTTTATTCATCACTAGGACTTCATTTTAA GACATTGGATATGGCATCAGAGGATTTAGGTGCCCCAGCTTACAGGAAATTTGATGTGGAGGCATGGATGCCTGGTTTGGAACGTTATGGCGAG ATTTCAAGTGCATCAAATTGTACAGATTATCAAAGTAGACGACTGGGAATTCGATTTCGACCAGAGTCATCATCGTCTAGTCCCAGAAAGGGCAAAGGCAATTCCGCTCCCACACAATTTGTGCATACGCTAAACGCCACAGCTTGTGCAGTTCCACGGATGATTATATGCTTGCTTGAAAATTATCAGCAAGAAGATGGCTCTGTTATTATACCTGAGATATTAAGGCCTTTCATGGGTGGGCTTCACGTAATCTCCTACAAATATAAATAG
- the LOC113749336 gene encoding alcohol dehydrogenase-like 1 isoform X2, whose product MQSCCTIHDPTAAVCRGAGEPLVMEEIQVAPPKIGEVRVKIICTSLCHGDISFWRSESGPFSFFPGIFGHEAAGIVESVGENVVEVQAGDLVLPVVQRNCGECRDCKFKGNACTKFPAASLNAMPRDGSSRFLDKDGQPLHHFLFASSFSEYTVVDMTHLVKISPEVPVDKACLLSCGVTTGVGATMKAAQIEEGSTVAIFGLGTVGLAVAEGARIRGASKIIGIDKNLEKFEIAKKFGVTDFVNPTSCGKDSVSQVIREMTDGGADYCFECVGSTSLIREAFDGSRQGCGKTVILGADLHGSPLSIHPLEILTGKSIMGATLGGIKPKQDIPHLAQKYLKKELRLDGFITHEVNFEDINKAFDLLLQGKSLRCIIWMDR is encoded by the exons ATGCAGAG TTGTTGCACGATACATGATCCCACAGCTGCGGTATGCAGAGGAGCTGGAGAGCCCCTAGTGATGGAAGAGATTCAAGTAGCTCCTCCCAAGATTGGGGAGGTTCGAGTCAAGATTATTTGCACGTCCCTTTGTCACGGTGATATTAGCTTCTGGCGATCAGAGTCC GGGCCATTCTCATTTTTCCCAGGAATTTTTGGTCACGAAGCAGCCGG GATTGTTGAGAGTGTGGGGGAAAATGTGGTGGAAGTACAAGCAGGGGATTTAGTACTACCAGTAGTGCAGAGGAACTGTGGAGAATGCAGGGATTGCAAATTTAAGGGCAATGCTTGCACCAAATTCCCAGCTGCATCACTCAATGCGATGCCAAGGGATGGAAGTAGCAGGTTTTTGGACAAGGATGGACAGCCTTTGCATCACTTCCTTTTTGCTTCTAGCTTTTCTGAATATACTGTGGTGGATATGACGCATCTTGTGAAAATCAGCCCTGAGGTTCCAGTAGACAAAGCCTGCTTGCTCAGCTGTGGCGTGACCACGG GAGTTGGTGCTACAATGAAGGCTGCACAGATTGAGGAGGGCTCTACGGTAGCAATTTTTGGACTTGGAACAGTGGGACTTGCG GTTGCAGAGGGAGCACGGATACGTGGAGCTTCAAAAATTATTGGAATTGATAAGAatcttgaaaaatttgaaattg CTAAGAAGTTTGGAGTTACAGATTTTGTTAATCCTACTTCTTGTGGGAAAGATTCAGTGAGCCAG GTAATACGGGAGATGACAGATGGTGGTGCTGATTATTGCTTCGAGTGCGTTGGATCAACTTCCCTCATCAGGGAGGCTTTCGATGGTTCTCGGCAG GGATGTGGAAAGACTGTTATATTGGGTGCGGACCTTCATGGCAGCCCGCTAAGCATCCACCCTCTTGAGATCCTTACGGGGAAAAGTATAATGGGAGCTACTCTTGGAGGAATCAAACCCAAACAAGATATTCCACACCTGGCTCAAAAGTATCTAAAAAAA GAGCTACGTTTGGATGGTTTCATAACACATGAAGTCAACTTTGAGGACATAAATAAGGCATTTGATTTGCTTCTCCAAGGGAAGAGCCTTCGTTGCATTATATGGATGGATAGATAG
- the LOC113748943 gene encoding thylakoid lumenal 29 kDa protein, chloroplastic isoform X1, which produces MVSFISTVPSFLAVVPAPSSTTSRHPVNAGIVCCKIEVDNVQRHGFRRRDMLHGIGATIGMDVMARSCLFVEVANAADLIQRRQRSEFQSSVKATLATAIKGNPDLIPPILTLALNDSVTYDKSTKSGGPNGSVRFSSEISRPENKGLAAALNLLEEAKKEIDSYSKGGPISYADLIQYAAQSAVKSTFLAAAIKKCGGNEEKGNLLYTAYGSNGQWGLFNREFGRSDAQEPDPEGRVPQWEKASVQEMKDKFTALGFGPRQLAVMSAFLGPDQAATEALLATDPDVSPWVQKYQRSRETVSQTDYEVDLITTLTKLSSLGQQINYEAYTYPVQKIELSKLKL; this is translated from the exons ATGGTCTCCTTCATCTCAACCGTCCCTTCTTTCCTTGCAGTAGTTCCTGCACCATCCAGCACTACCTCTAGACACCCCGTTAATGCT GGCATAGTTTGCTGCAAGATTGAAGTGGATAATGTGCAACGACATGGCTTTCGTAGGCGAGATATGCTGCACGGCATTGGTGCTACTATTGGCATG GACGTAATGGCCAGATCCTGCTTATTTGTTGAAGTGGCCAATGCGGCTGACTTGATACAACGGAGACAGCGTTCAGAGTTTCAGT CAAGCGTCAAGGCTACCCTCGCTACAGCTATAAAG GGGAATCCAGATCTCATTCCACCCATATTGACTTTAGCACTTAATGACTCTGTGACTTATGATAAG AGTACAAAATCTGGCGGTCCAAATGGATCAGTTCGTTTCAG CTCAGAGATCAGCAGACCAGAAAATAAGGGCCTTGCGGCTGCATTGAACCTGTTAGAGGAAGCCAAAAAGGAGATTGATTCATATTCCAAAGGGGGACCAATCTCATATGCAGATCTGATACAATATGCAG CACAAAGTGCAGTAAAATCTACCTTTCTAGCTGCAGCCATTAAAAAATGTGGTGGCAATGAAGAAAAAGGCAATTTGTTATACACTGCATACGGGTCAAATGGACAG TGGGGCCTGTTTAATCGGGAATTTGGGCGGTCAGATGCCCAAGAACCTGATCCAGAGGGCAGGGTACCTCAGTGGGAGAAAGCAAGTGTTCAGGAGATGAAAGATAAATTCACTGCTCTCGGCTTTGGTCCACGTCAG CTGGCTGTTATGTCTGCATTCCTGGGGCCTGATCAGGCTGCAACCGAAGCTTTGCTAGCAACAGATCCAGATGTTTCTCCATGGGTTCAGAAATATCAACGCAGCCGAGAGACCGTGTCTCAAACCGACTACGAG GTTGACTTGATAACAACTCTCACAAAACTGAGTTCTTTGGGCCAACAGATCAACTATGAAGCATATACCTATCCTGTCCAGAAAATTGAGTTGAGCAAACTCAAACTGTAA
- the LOC113749336 gene encoding alcohol dehydrogenase-like 1 isoform X3: protein MEEIQVAPPKIGEVRVKIICTSLCHGDISFWRSESGPFSFFPGIFGHEAAGIVESVGENVVEVQAGDLVLPVVQRNCGECRDCKFKGNACTKFPAASLNAMPRDGSSRFLDKDGQPLHHFLFASSFSEYTVVDMTHLVKISPEVPVDKACLLSCGVTTGVGATMKAAQIEEGSTVAIFGLGTVGLAVAEGARIRGASKIIGIDKNLEKFEIAKKFGVTDFVNPTSCGKDSVSQVIREMTDGGADYCFECVGSTSLIREAFDGSRQGCGKTVILGADLHGSPLSIHPLEILTGKSIMGATLGGIKPKQDIPHLAQKYLKKELRLDGFITHEVNFEDINKAFDLLLQGKSLRCIIWMDR, encoded by the exons ATGGAAGAGATTCAAGTAGCTCCTCCCAAGATTGGGGAGGTTCGAGTCAAGATTATTTGCACGTCCCTTTGTCACGGTGATATTAGCTTCTGGCGATCAGAGTCC GGGCCATTCTCATTTTTCCCAGGAATTTTTGGTCACGAAGCAGCCGG GATTGTTGAGAGTGTGGGGGAAAATGTGGTGGAAGTACAAGCAGGGGATTTAGTACTACCAGTAGTGCAGAGGAACTGTGGAGAATGCAGGGATTGCAAATTTAAGGGCAATGCTTGCACCAAATTCCCAGCTGCATCACTCAATGCGATGCCAAGGGATGGAAGTAGCAGGTTTTTGGACAAGGATGGACAGCCTTTGCATCACTTCCTTTTTGCTTCTAGCTTTTCTGAATATACTGTGGTGGATATGACGCATCTTGTGAAAATCAGCCCTGAGGTTCCAGTAGACAAAGCCTGCTTGCTCAGCTGTGGCGTGACCACGG GAGTTGGTGCTACAATGAAGGCTGCACAGATTGAGGAGGGCTCTACGGTAGCAATTTTTGGACTTGGAACAGTGGGACTTGCG GTTGCAGAGGGAGCACGGATACGTGGAGCTTCAAAAATTATTGGAATTGATAAGAatcttgaaaaatttgaaattg CTAAGAAGTTTGGAGTTACAGATTTTGTTAATCCTACTTCTTGTGGGAAAGATTCAGTGAGCCAG GTAATACGGGAGATGACAGATGGTGGTGCTGATTATTGCTTCGAGTGCGTTGGATCAACTTCCCTCATCAGGGAGGCTTTCGATGGTTCTCGGCAG GGATGTGGAAAGACTGTTATATTGGGTGCGGACCTTCATGGCAGCCCGCTAAGCATCCACCCTCTTGAGATCCTTACGGGGAAAAGTATAATGGGAGCTACTCTTGGAGGAATCAAACCCAAACAAGATATTCCACACCTGGCTCAAAAGTATCTAAAAAAA GAGCTACGTTTGGATGGTTTCATAACACATGAAGTCAACTTTGAGGACATAAATAAGGCATTTGATTTGCTTCTCCAAGGGAAGAGCCTTCGTTGCATTATATGGATGGATAGATAG
- the LOC113748943 gene encoding thylakoid lumenal 29 kDa protein, chloroplastic isoform X2: protein MARSCLFVEVANAADLIQRRQRSEFQSSVKATLATAIKGNPDLIPPILTLALNDSVTYDKSTKSGGPNGSVRFSSEISRPENKGLAAALNLLEEAKKEIDSYSKGGPISYADLIQYAAQSAVKSTFLAAAIKKCGGNEEKGNLLYTAYGSNGQWGLFNREFGRSDAQEPDPEGRVPQWEKASVQEMKDKFTALGFGPRQLAVMSAFLGPDQAATEALLATDPDVSPWVQKYQRSRETVSQTDYEVDLITTLTKLSSLGQQINYEAYTYPVQKIELSKLKL from the exons ATGGCCAGATCCTGCTTATTTGTTGAAGTGGCCAATGCGGCTGACTTGATACAACGGAGACAGCGTTCAGAGTTTCAGT CAAGCGTCAAGGCTACCCTCGCTACAGCTATAAAG GGGAATCCAGATCTCATTCCACCCATATTGACTTTAGCACTTAATGACTCTGTGACTTATGATAAG AGTACAAAATCTGGCGGTCCAAATGGATCAGTTCGTTTCAG CTCAGAGATCAGCAGACCAGAAAATAAGGGCCTTGCGGCTGCATTGAACCTGTTAGAGGAAGCCAAAAAGGAGATTGATTCATATTCCAAAGGGGGACCAATCTCATATGCAGATCTGATACAATATGCAG CACAAAGTGCAGTAAAATCTACCTTTCTAGCTGCAGCCATTAAAAAATGTGGTGGCAATGAAGAAAAAGGCAATTTGTTATACACTGCATACGGGTCAAATGGACAG TGGGGCCTGTTTAATCGGGAATTTGGGCGGTCAGATGCCCAAGAACCTGATCCAGAGGGCAGGGTACCTCAGTGGGAGAAAGCAAGTGTTCAGGAGATGAAAGATAAATTCACTGCTCTCGGCTTTGGTCCACGTCAG CTGGCTGTTATGTCTGCATTCCTGGGGCCTGATCAGGCTGCAACCGAAGCTTTGCTAGCAACAGATCCAGATGTTTCTCCATGGGTTCAGAAATATCAACGCAGCCGAGAGACCGTGTCTCAAACCGACTACGAG GTTGACTTGATAACAACTCTCACAAAACTGAGTTCTTTGGGCCAACAGATCAACTATGAAGCATATACCTATCCTGTCCAGAAAATTGAGTTGAGCAAACTCAAACTGTAA